The following are encoded together in the Salvia hispanica cultivar TCC Black 2014 chromosome 6, UniMelb_Shisp_WGS_1.0, whole genome shotgun sequence genome:
- the LOC125192321 gene encoding protein P21-like yields MSFKISLSLVFLFFLQSHAIIFTIQNKCPYTIWPASIPGGGRRLDSGQTWTLGLPQGPHLAKIWARTNCTFDASGRGTCLTGDCNGQLDCKTHGAPPHTQAEYGLNTFNHKDYYDISVLEGFNVPMEFRPTNNGCTRPIRCAAADIVAQCPAALKVPGGCHNPCTVFKTTQYCCHSGACRPTDLSRFFKIRCRDAFTYPEDDPTSTFECPPSTSYSVVFCP; encoded by the coding sequence ATGAGTTTCAAAATCAGTCTCTCTCttgtttttctcttcttcctccaaaGCCATGCAATCATCTTCACCATCCAGAACAAGTGCCCCTACACCATCTGGCCCGCGTCCATCCCGGGCGGGGGCCGGCGCCTCGACTCGGGGCAGACATGGACCCTGGGCCTCCCCCAAGGCCCCCACCTCGCCAAAATCTGGGCCCGCACCAACTGCACCTTCGACGCCAGCGGCCGCGGCACCTGCCTGACCGGCGACTGCAACGGGCAGCTCGACTGCAAGACCCACGGCGCACCGCCGCACACCCAAGCCGAGTACGGCCTTAACACCTTCAACCACAAGGACTACTACGACATCTCCGTGTTGGAGGGCTTCAACGTGCCCATGGAGTTCCGGCCCACCAACAACGGATGCACCCGGCCCATTCGCTGCGCAGCTGCCGACATCGTGGCCCAGTGCCCGGCCGCCCTCAAGGTGCCCGGGGGATGCCACAACCCTTGCACCGTCTTCAAAACGACGCAGTATTGCTGCCACTCCGGGGCGTGCAGGCCGACTGATCTGTCGAGGTTTTTCAAGATCCGGTGCCGCGACGCTTTCACGTACCCGGAGGATGACCCCACCAGCACCTTCGAGTGCCCGCCCTCCACAAGCTATAGCGTCGTCTTTTGCCcttga